A genomic window from Populus alba chromosome 19, ASM523922v2, whole genome shotgun sequence includes:
- the LOC118040979 gene encoding cytochrome P450 CYP749A22, producing the protein MANPLIYFTSCTLFLSILIILIKFFNKVWWTPIRIQSLMKSQGIRGPSYRFLHGNTKEISKMIRKIRSSPQELLHHTLPMVHPHFYSWIKLYGMNFLQWYGPQAQLIITEPELVKQILSNKDRAYPKTKVSSEIKKLLGDGIVLSEGEKWVKLRKLANHAFHGESIKGMVPEMIASLEIMLERWRHRHSKEIDIFVEFKILTSEVISRTSFGSSYLEGQHVFDMLTRMTHIISENNYRVRIPGIGKFVKASYDIEFENLEAKIRKSFMNMMKRREKDALLGELDGYGHDLFGLLLKAYHDSDETKKISLDDLIDQCKNFYLAGQETSASALTWIVFLLAVHSDWQDKARKEVLELFGLQIPSQDRIAKLKIMGMVINESLRLYTPNAILMRRVERETKLGKITVPANTEVYISTLAVHQNPEIWGEDALLFKPERFADGVVKATNNNIAAFMPFGLGPRNCAGMNFAITETKLALSMILQRYSFTLSPTYAHCPTEVLTMCPQHGVQVILQPYEHIALKV; encoded by the exons ATGGCGAACCCATTAATCTACTTTACAAGCTGTACTCTGTTCCTATccattctcattattctcatcaAGTTCTTTAATAAAGTATGGTGGACTCCCATTCGCATCCAGTCTTTGATGAAGTCACAGGGAATCAGAGGCCCTTCTTACAGATTTCTGCATGGTAACACCAAAGAGATCTccaaaatgataagaaaaattagGAGCAGTCCCCAGGAATTACTACATCATACATTGCCCATGGTTCATCCCCACTTTTATTCATGGATCAAGCTCTACG GGATGAACTTCCTTCAATGGTATGGTCCCCAAGCACAACTGATCATCACTGAACCGGAGCTGGTCAAACAAATATTGAGCAACAAAGATAGAGCGTACCCCAAAACGAAGGTCTCAAGTGAAATAAAGAAGCTCCTAGGGGATGGAATTGTCTTATCAGAAGGGGAAAAATGGGTTAAACTCAGGAAACTGGCCAACCATGCTTTCCATGGAGAGAGCATAAAA GGTATGGTTCCAGAAATGATCGCCAGTTTAGAGATTATGCTTGAAAGATGGAGACACCGTCATAGCAAGGAGATAGATATATTTGTAGAGTTCAAGATTTTAACATCAGAAGTAATATCCAGGACGTCTTTTGGAAGCAGCTACTTGGAAGGGCAGCACGTATTTGATATGCTTACGAGAATGACTCACATTATTTCAGAAAACAATTACAGAGTTAGGATTCCTGGAATTGG AAAATTTGTTAAAGCAAGTTATgatattgaatttgaaaatctgGAAGCGAAGATAAGAAAATCATTCATGAACAtgatgaaaagaagagaaaaagacgCGCTGTTGGGAGAACTAGATGGCTATGGACATGATTTATTTGGATTGCTCCTAAAGGCGTATCATGATTCGGATGAGACCAAGAAAATATCATTAGATGACCTGATTGATCAGTGCAAGAATTTTTATCTAGCTGGGCAAGAAACATCAGCAAGCGCACTTACCtggattgtttttcttctaGCAGTCCACTCAGATTGGCAAGATAAAGCAAGGAAAGAGGTGCTTGAATTATTTGGCCTCCAAATTCCAAGTCAAGATCGCATTGCAAAATTGAAAATT ATGGGTATGGTTATTAATGAATCTCTAAGACTATATACTCCAAATGCTATTCTGATGAGGAGAGTTGAAAGGGAAACTAAATTGGGAAAAATAACTGTTCCAGCGAATACTGAAGTTTACATTTCAACTTTAGCAGTTCATCAAAATCCTGAAATATGGGGAGAAGATGCTCTTCTTTTTAAACCAGAGAGATTTGCAGACGGGGTGGTTAAAGCTACAAACAATAACATAGCTGCATTCATGCCATTTGGTCTGGGACCTCGAAATTGTGCGGGGATGAACTTTGCTATCACAGAGACAAAGTTAGCACTCTCTATGATCCTGCAACGTTACAGTTTTACTCTCTCACCAACTTATGCCCACTGCCCAACTGAAGTTCTAACAATGTGCCCCCAACATGGAGTTCAAGTCATTCTCCAACCATATGAACATATCGCTCTCAAAGTATAA